The Chloroflexota bacterium genome contains a region encoding:
- a CDS encoding FHA domain-containing protein produces the protein MRLVVLEGPTARPTFEILQRRTLIGRAPDCDVLVYDAQVSRHHAQILRLGDAYVIESLQAANPAIVNDRMTVERRKLSDGDLIVLGTVVFQVDLPPQTAHPDDSWSRDRRMPGAPAPVSDDLDPEDYQETPGVVMPQEIEPSRRTHENVAPPQPRPLAAHANANALPSTVQQPKDRPSADQPPTSQQPPAQPLTAQQPPTAPRPLAASAEPAPQRSPREQLVAVAVRLGAAGQRLQSRVLASGLAPAGASVESDAVTQLVAEHERLGGDTELARLAVLLSERLGNQTDIRALYRLGAEAAELGAWTRLARQSVEEAIRLAEALGVHRAL, from the coding sequence GTGAGACTGGTTGTTCTGGAGGGTCCGACTGCCCGGCCGACCTTTGAGATCCTTCAGCGGCGGACGCTGATCGGGCGCGCGCCCGATTGTGATGTGCTGGTCTACGACGCGCAGGTCTCGCGGCACCATGCTCAGATCCTGCGGCTCGGCGACGCCTACGTCATCGAGAGCTTGCAGGCTGCCAATCCGGCCATCGTCAACGACCGTATGACGGTCGAGCGGCGCAAGCTCTCAGACGGCGACCTGATCGTGCTGGGGACAGTTGTGTTTCAGGTCGATCTGCCGCCCCAGACCGCGCATCCCGACGACTCCTGGTCGCGAGACCGTCGGATGCCGGGCGCCCCGGCCCCGGTCTCTGACGACCTGGACCCTGAGGACTACCAAGAGACGCCGGGCGTCGTCATGCCCCAGGAAATCGAGCCGTCGCGCAGAACGCACGAGAATGTGGCGCCGCCTCAGCCCCGGCCACTGGCAGCGCACGCGAACGCGAACGCGCTGCCGTCGACGGTCCAGCAGCCGAAAGACCGGCCGTCAGCAGACCAGCCGCCAACATCCCAGCAGCCACCGGCGCAGCCGTTGACCGCCCAGCAGCCGCCCACAGCGCCGCGGCCACTCGCAGCATCCGCCGAGCCGGCCCCGCAGCGCTCCCCTCGCGAGCAGTTGGTGGCGGTCGCTGTGCGCCTTGGAGCGGCCGGGCAACGCCTCCAGTCACGAGTGCTCGCGTCAGGCCTTGCGCCTGCTGGCGCATCTGTCGAGAGCGACGCGGTCACCCAGCTGGTCGCCGAGCACGAGCGGCTCGGCGGCGACACCGAGCTGGCGCGGCTGGCGGTCCTGCTCAGCGAACGGCTGGGCAACCAGACGGACATCCGCGCCCTGTACCGTCTGGGAGCCGAGGCCGCCGAGTTGGGCGCCTGGACGCGGCTCGCGAGGCAGTCTGTCGAGGAGGCGATCCGCCTTGCCGAGGCGCTGGGCGTCCACCGCGCCCTGTGA
- the fabF gene encoding beta-ketoacyl-ACP synthase II, producing the protein MGRRRVVVTGLGMLSPVGASVEETWSNLVSGVSGAQAFPDEMDFTDFPFSTAEYPTHIAAPVKSFDPTAFMPQKQARRMARFSQFAVAAAQMAVKDAELAITPENHDRVGVLLSNSAGSIAVSEKNYAVLRERGWQRTHPLFMAMVLPNMVSSNVSIAVGARGYNSTVATACAGGTTAIGEATEVIRRGAADVMLAGGADAPICEMTLIGMSMIGALSTRNEEPTRASRPFDADRDGFVAAEGGAVLVLEEYEHARRRGARVYGEVTGYGATTDAFHLTGPDPTGEASSNAMRLAIEDAGIHAEEIDHVNAHATSTPLGDRLETVALRRVLGCRAERVPVTANKSMTGHMFAASGALEAIVSLLTIQRSLIPPTINYETPDAECDLDYTPNEARERPVRTVLSNSFGFGGQNACLVLSGPPD; encoded by the coding sequence GTGGGACGACGTCGCGTCGTGGTGACAGGCCTGGGGATGCTGTCGCCAGTCGGTGCATCCGTGGAGGAGACCTGGTCGAATCTCGTCTCCGGGGTGTCCGGCGCGCAGGCATTTCCGGACGAGATGGACTTTACGGACTTTCCGTTCTCGACCGCGGAGTATCCGACGCACATTGCTGCGCCGGTCAAGAGCTTCGACCCAACGGCGTTTATGCCGCAAAAGCAGGCGCGCCGAATGGCCCGCTTCAGCCAGTTCGCCGTGGCGGCGGCGCAGATGGCTGTCAAAGACGCCGAGCTGGCCATCACGCCTGAGAACCACGACCGTGTGGGCGTGCTGCTCTCGAACAGCGCCGGCTCGATTGCCGTCAGCGAGAAGAACTACGCCGTGCTGCGCGAGCGCGGCTGGCAGCGCACCCATCCGCTGTTCATGGCGATGGTGCTGCCGAACATGGTCAGCTCCAACGTGAGCATTGCTGTTGGGGCGCGCGGCTACAACTCGACGGTGGCCACCGCCTGCGCTGGCGGCACGACGGCCATTGGCGAGGCGACGGAGGTGATTCGACGCGGGGCGGCAGACGTGATGCTGGCCGGCGGCGCCGATGCCCCGATCTGCGAGATGACGCTGATCGGCATGAGCATGATCGGCGCGCTCTCGACCCGTAACGAGGAGCCGACGCGGGCCAGCCGTCCGTTCGACGCGGACCGCGACGGCTTTGTGGCGGCTGAGGGCGGCGCGGTGCTGGTGCTGGAGGAGTACGAGCACGCACGGCGGCGCGGCGCGCGCGTCTACGGCGAGGTCACGGGGTACGGCGCGACGACGGACGCCTTTCACTTGACCGGCCCCGACCCGACCGGCGAGGCCTCGTCGAATGCGATGCGGCTGGCCATCGAGGACGCCGGCATCCACGCCGAGGAGATCGACCACGTCAACGCGCATGCGACCTCGACGCCGCTCGGGGATCGACTGGAGACGGTGGCGCTGCGCCGGGTGCTGGGCTGCCGGGCCGAGCGCGTGCCGGTGACGGCGAACAAGTCGATGACGGGCCACATGTTCGCCGCGAGCGGGGCGCTGGAGGCGATCGTCTCGCTGCTCACGATCCAGCGCAGCCTGATCCCGCCGACCATCAACTACGAGACGCCCGACGCCGAGTGCGACCTTGACTACACGCCGAACGAGGCGCGAGAGCGGCCGGTGCGGACCGTGCTCTCGAACAGCTTCGGGTTCGGGGGGCAGAACGCCTGCCTGGTGCTGTCCGGGCCGCCGGACTGA
- a CDS encoding patatin-like phospholipase family protein, protein MSTEAPGSNAADGSGHLLGSSRLFRGIPRETVDQIVGPFQRHGVRPDTVIVREGEAGDSLFIIETGLVEVFLQSATGETTVLARLGAGETFGEMSVLTGEPRSANVRAIAPTVVRLANREAFLQAAATTPLLLFNLSRILVDRLQRTTHSRAARPGAQVIAIIGRMPPLIGSLVATNVAAALSHTTRKRVLLIDRPPEQASSLPGRERSPALSDIWTHGAERLRVPALQFGTARFMALNLPPDAGLLRAIQPLALSEALGWFRQNAAYTVLNLVGEDRRDVLSIMAQLDRIYLLATTAQLGTTYADELVSAFSALRRDVREQSFPVLLSDEGLSLAAVRARSVERLGVPARVILPGPAQILREAARQLPPLAINARHLSFSRAMHWMARDIAGLKVGLALGSGGARGFAHVGALRFLEEHDIPNDYLAGCSMGSVIGAPRALGMDVVQGQETMRMLHQKFTNLLQPRWGMGMMQALFKPEAVESTYRELVGDATFEELPVPFAVVAADLETARPIVFTQGPLADALRASSSIPGVWPPKEIGKMRLVDGAVLNPVPTQAVRDLGADIVIAVDLSNRDAGGAAEVQKQSNLLQNLMRCIDIMTADRAVRDCLLADVVIRPKFEITGWKAFEHADAYAEAGYVAAREMFSSLQKLLPWLDRSPGHD, encoded by the coding sequence ATGTCAACTGAAGCGCCTGGGTCGAACGCCGCCGACGGGAGCGGTCACCTGCTGGGGAGCAGCCGGCTGTTTCGTGGCATCCCGCGTGAGACCGTGGATCAGATCGTCGGGCCGTTTCAGCGGCACGGCGTTCGGCCGGACACCGTCATCGTGCGGGAGGGCGAGGCCGGCGACTCGCTGTTCATCATCGAGACCGGGCTGGTAGAGGTCTTCCTTCAGAGCGCGACCGGCGAGACGACCGTGCTGGCGCGGCTGGGGGCCGGCGAGACGTTTGGCGAGATGTCCGTCCTGACCGGCGAGCCGCGCTCGGCCAACGTGCGGGCCATCGCCCCGACCGTCGTGCGGCTGGCGAACCGCGAGGCGTTCCTGCAGGCGGCGGCGACCACGCCCCTGTTGCTGTTCAACCTCAGCCGCATCCTGGTGGACCGCCTTCAGCGGACCACCCACTCACGGGCCGCGCGGCCAGGCGCGCAGGTCATCGCGATCATCGGGCGGATGCCGCCGCTGATCGGCAGCCTCGTCGCCACGAACGTCGCCGCCGCGCTCTCCCACACGACCCGCAAGCGCGTGCTGCTGATCGACCGGCCGCCGGAGCAGGCCAGCTCGCTGCCGGGCCGCGAGCGCAGCCCCGCGTTGTCAGACATCTGGACCCATGGTGCTGAACGGCTACGGGTGCCGGCGCTCCAGTTCGGGACCGCCCGCTTCATGGCGCTGAACCTGCCGCCAGACGCCGGGCTGTTGCGGGCGATCCAGCCACTGGCCCTGTCGGAGGCGCTGGGCTGGTTCCGTCAGAACGCGGCCTACACGGTGCTCAACCTCGTGGGCGAGGACCGGCGCGACGTGCTGTCGATCATGGCGCAGCTGGATCGCATCTACCTGCTGGCGACGACGGCTCAGCTTGGCACCACCTATGCGGACGAGCTGGTCTCGGCGTTCTCGGCGCTGCGACGTGACGTGCGCGAGCAGTCGTTCCCGGTCCTGCTCTCGGACGAAGGGTTGTCGCTCGCGGCGGTGCGCGCCCGCTCCGTCGAGCGGCTCGGTGTGCCGGCCCGGGTGATCCTGCCCGGGCCAGCCCAGATCCTCCGTGAGGCGGCCCGGCAACTGCCGCCGCTGGCGATCAACGCCCGCCATCTCTCGTTCAGCCGCGCGATGCACTGGATGGCGCGCGATATCGCCGGGCTGAAGGTCGGGTTGGCGCTCGGGTCGGGCGGCGCTCGCGGGTTCGCGCACGTCGGCGCGCTGCGCTTCCTGGAGGAGCACGACATCCCGAACGACTACCTGGCCGGCTGCAGCATGGGCTCGGTGATCGGCGCGCCGCGCGCCCTGGGCATGGACGTGGTGCAGGGCCAGGAGACGATGCGCATGCTGCACCAGAAGTTCACGAACCTGCTCCAGCCGCGCTGGGGCATGGGCATGATGCAGGCGTTGTTCAAGCCCGAGGCCGTCGAATCGACCTACCGTGAGCTGGTGGGAGACGCGACCTTCGAGGAGCTGCCGGTGCCGTTCGCGGTGGTGGCGGCCGACCTGGAGACCGCCCGCCCCATCGTGTTCACGCAGGGACCGCTCGCGGACGCCTTGCGCGCCAGCAGCTCGATCCCTGGCGTCTGGCCGCCGAAGGAGATCGGCAAGATGCGGCTGGTGGACGGCGCCGTGCTGAACCCCGTGCCGACGCAGGCTGTGCGCGATCTCGGGGCCGACATCGTCATCGCCGTGGATCTCTCAAATCGAGACGCGGGCGGTGCGGCTGAGGTTCAAAAGCAGTCGAACCTGCTCCAGAATCTGATGCGCTGCATTGATATCATGACGGCGGATCGTGCGGTGCGCGATTGCCTCCTGGCGGACGTGGTGATTCGGCCGAAGTTCGAGATCACCGGGTGGAAGGCCTTCGAGCACGCCGATGCCTACGCCGAGGCCGGCTACGTTGCCGCGCGCGAAATGTTCAGTTCGTTACAGAAGTTGCTTCCCTGGCTAGACCGGAGCCCCGGCCACGACTAA
- a CDS encoding FHA domain-containing protein, with protein MTCPSCGAANHADFSFCLQCGHPLAQSGQTVDIGGETRADMQPIGGGLPMEAGTMAMSVPEFDSPASSTPLGGSPSSGGATVQLRVEQGSVDEALISLDRPITIIGRRQGSDIVIHDTNVSRMHAQIRRDGSRLTIEDAGSSNGTIVNDERIEQPRDLKDGDVIRIGDAVFILEAQPTTGGYQTDLPPEGSTMAIDLDSPMTSLGGAPDFNPPALMSSPLSTPSTPPAPATPPQPAPAPAPASTYTPPPVLAAANQTSLSEGVLDEEDLSPPSLLTEAAHSAPAPYASPAPYVAPSPMPAPVPAPTPASAPQPVAPVASAPAVVPEATPQPSSPSGSTAATLASLRRELSEVGQDLTGFSSTLTALADRVERLELGLDTATSDLAAVADAIKGPDAAVLTELQGILADIDRAAEGPKLSDALVVLEQLAAQPRDIELLLRLSQQAGAIEGALRIHGRLVAAAPRLQATLARLTS; from the coding sequence ATGACGTGCCCCTCGTGCGGCGCAGCCAATCACGCAGACTTTTCTTTCTGCCTGCAGTGCGGCCACCCGCTCGCGCAGTCCGGGCAGACCGTGGACATCGGCGGCGAGACGCGCGCCGACATGCAGCCGATTGGCGGCGGCCTTCCGATGGAGGCCGGCACGATGGCGATGTCGGTGCCGGAGTTCGACAGCCCCGCGAGCAGTACGCCGCTGGGCGGCAGCCCCTCCTCGGGGGGCGCGACGGTCCAGCTACGCGTCGAGCAGGGCTCGGTGGACGAGGCGCTCATCAGCCTCGACCGGCCGATCACCATCATCGGGCGGCGGCAGGGCAGCGACATCGTGATCCACGACACGAACGTCTCGCGGATGCACGCGCAGATCCGCCGTGACGGCTCGCGTCTGACCATCGAGGACGCCGGCAGCTCCAACGGCACCATCGTCAACGACGAGCGGATCGAGCAGCCGCGCGACCTCAAGGACGGCGACGTCATCCGCATCGGGGACGCCGTCTTCATCCTCGAGGCGCAGCCGACCACGGGCGGGTACCAGACCGATCTGCCGCCCGAAGGCTCGACGATGGCCATCGACCTCGACTCGCCGATGACGAGCCTGGGTGGTGCGCCCGACTTCAACCCGCCAGCGCTGATGTCGTCGCCGCTGTCGACCCCATCGACGCCGCCTGCCCCGGCGACGCCTCCGCAGCCTGCCCCGGCACCGGCCCCGGCCTCGACGTACACGCCGCCGCCCGTGCTGGCCGCCGCGAATCAGACATCGCTGTCCGAGGGGGTGCTCGACGAGGAGGATCTCTCCCCGCCGAGCCTGCTGACGGAGGCAGCGCACTCGGCACCCGCTCCGTACGCCTCACCTGCCCCATACGTCGCGCCGTCGCCCATGCCGGCGCCGGTCCCTGCCCCGACTCCTGCGTCGGCCCCGCAGCCGGTTGCCCCGGTGGCGAGTGCACCGGCAGTCGTGCCCGAGGCGACGCCGCAGCCGTCCTCCCCATCTGGCTCGACCGCCGCGACGCTGGCCTCGTTGCGCCGCGAGCTGTCCGAGGTCGGGCAGGATCTGACCGGCTTCTCCAGCACGCTGACGGCGCTGGCGGATCGTGTCGAGCGGCTGGAGCTTGGCCTCGACACGGCCACCTCTGACCTCGCGGCCGTCGCGGACGCGATCAAGGGACCAGACGCCGCCGTCCTCACCGAGCTGCAGGGCATCCTGGCCGACATCGACCGGGCGGCCGAGGGGCCGAAGCTGTCCGACGCCCTGGTAGTGCTGGAACAGCTTGCGGCCCAGCCACGTGACATCGAGCTGCTGCTCAGGCTCTCGCAGCAGGCCGGAGCCATCGAAGGGGCGTTGCGGATTCACGGTCGCCTCGTGGCGGCAGCGCCGCGCCTCCAGGCGACGCTCGCGCGGCTCACGAGCTAG
- a CDS encoding tartrate dehydrogenase, which produces MRTHNIAVIPGDGIGQDVIGCGLKVLEAAEQVVGDVRFEFETFPWSCGYYLEHGKMMPDDGIKILEPFDAIYLGAVGFPKLVPDHISLWGLLLPIRKGFDLYVNQRPIRLLPGTEGILRGKTSDDINFVCFRENTEGAYAGVGGRVHVGSDHEVAIQSIVFTRAAVERIMRAGFEYARATGRKKVTSVTKSNSMQHSNVFWDEVFNLVSADYPEIAHEQCHVDAMAARMVRNPESLDVLVASNLFGDILTDLAAALQGSLGLAPSANVNPSKKVPGFFEPVHGSAPDIHGKGIANPIAAVWAASMMLESLGERELAGLIMRAIEAVTAEGTVLTPDLGGTATTWDVTDAIIAKLRA; this is translated from the coding sequence ATGCGGACGCACAACATCGCGGTCATTCCCGGCGATGGGATCGGGCAGGACGTCATCGGCTGCGGGCTGAAGGTTCTCGAAGCGGCCGAGCAGGTCGTCGGGGATGTGCGGTTCGAGTTCGAGACGTTCCCCTGGAGCTGCGGCTACTACCTTGAACACGGGAAGATGATGCCGGACGACGGCATCAAGATCCTGGAGCCGTTCGACGCGATCTACCTGGGCGCGGTCGGTTTCCCGAAGCTGGTGCCGGACCACATCTCGCTGTGGGGCCTGCTGCTGCCGATTCGCAAGGGGTTCGACCTCTACGTCAACCAGCGGCCGATCCGCCTGCTGCCCGGCACCGAGGGCATCCTGCGTGGCAAGACCAGCGACGACATCAACTTCGTCTGCTTCCGGGAGAACACCGAGGGCGCATACGCGGGGGTCGGCGGCCGGGTCCACGTCGGCTCCGACCACGAGGTCGCGATTCAGAGCATCGTGTTCACGCGGGCGGCCGTCGAGCGGATCATGCGGGCAGGTTTCGAGTACGCCCGCGCGACCGGCCGCAAGAAGGTCACCAGCGTCACCAAGTCGAACTCGATGCAGCACAGCAACGTGTTCTGGGACGAGGTCTTCAACCTGGTGTCGGCGGACTATCCCGAGATCGCCCACGAGCAGTGCCACGTGGACGCGATGGCCGCGCGGATGGTCCGCAATCCGGAGTCACTGGATGTGCTGGTTGCCTCGAACCTGTTCGGGGACATCCTGACGGACCTCGCGGCGGCGCTCCAGGGGAGCCTCGGGCTGGCTCCGAGCGCGAACGTCAACCCGAGCAAGAAGGTGCCCGGGTTCTTCGAGCCGGTCCACGGCTCCGCGCCGGACATTCACGGCAAGGGCATCGCCAACCCGATTGCGGCGGTCTGGGCGGCGTCGATGATGCTCGAATCTCTGGGCGAGCGCGAGCTGGCTGGCCTGATCATGCGGGCCATCGAGGCGGTGACCGCCGAGGGCACGGTGCTCACGCCGGATCTCGGCGGCACGGCCACCACCTGGGACGTCACGGACGCCATCATCGCGAAGCTGAGAGCGTAG
- a CDS encoding fused MFS/spermidine synthase, with the protein MGGLWVSLLIVFMASCCTMVLELVAGRILAPFIGVSLYTWTSIIGVCLAGISAGNFLGGVLADKAGSRRTLGLILLGGGLFSLLILPLAAYDLTNIIPKPTTGQASDVWLITRIVVITSVLFLPPTLILGMVSPIVIKLALTDLRQTGSIAGKIYAFSTVGSIVGTFLTGFYLVSAFGTRSVVLGVAVILIGMAFVFGNLLPFGKDKKGNAEVTVATALIVIGLVYWINPRGVITYERPDALNGGCYMETNYFCIKVTGPDLNDEHQTVSLVLDHLIHSYNSLNDPTYLKYGYIKVYADMIEYVAQKYPKYSAFFIGGGGYTLPRQMETLRPDAKIVVSEIDPGVTETNFARLGVRRDTNIITYNADARQIVDLYQGGEKFDLVFGDAFNDLQIPYHLTTKEFAQKVRSMMKDDGLYLALVIDKLRGGLFIPAYTKTVKEVFPYVYILNDAPNWNSSAPNTYLVAASATPIDMDRIRAIKPGQGFNGQPLVQIMPQDVMDTWLAETPTIILTDDYAPADNLVAPLFVERSF; encoded by the coding sequence ATGGGTGGGCTCTGGGTCTCGTTATTGATCGTCTTTATGGCCAGCTGCTGCACCATGGTGCTGGAGCTGGTCGCTGGGCGCATCCTCGCTCCCTTTATCGGTGTCTCGTTGTACACCTGGACGAGCATCATCGGGGTGTGTCTGGCTGGCATCTCGGCAGGCAACTTCCTGGGCGGCGTTCTGGCAGACAAAGCCGGCTCGCGCAGGACGCTCGGCCTGATCCTGCTGGGCGGCGGGCTGTTCAGCCTGCTGATCCTGCCGCTGGCCGCCTACGACCTGACCAACATCATCCCGAAGCCGACCACCGGGCAGGCATCTGACGTCTGGCTCATCACCCGAATCGTGGTGATCACGTCGGTGCTCTTCCTGCCGCCGACGCTGATTCTGGGCATGGTCTCGCCGATCGTCATCAAGCTGGCGCTGACGGACCTGCGCCAGACCGGCTCCATCGCCGGCAAGATCTACGCCTTCTCGACGGTCGGCAGCATCGTCGGCACCTTCCTGACGGGCTTCTACCTGGTGTCGGCGTTTGGGACGCGGTCGGTCGTGCTCGGCGTGGCCGTCATCCTGATCGGCATGGCGTTCGTCTTCGGCAACCTGCTCCCCTTCGGCAAGGACAAGAAGGGGAACGCCGAGGTGACCGTCGCCACCGCCTTGATCGTCATCGGGCTGGTCTACTGGATCAATCCGCGCGGCGTGATCACCTACGAGCGGCCGGACGCGCTGAACGGCGGCTGCTACATGGAGACCAACTACTTCTGCATCAAGGTGACCGGGCCAGACTTGAACGACGAGCATCAGACGGTGTCACTGGTGCTCGATCACCTGATCCACAGCTACAACTCGCTGAACGATCCGACCTACCTCAAGTACGGCTACATCAAGGTGTACGCCGACATGATCGAGTACGTCGCGCAGAAGTACCCGAAGTACAGCGCCTTCTTCATCGGCGGCGGCGGCTACACCCTGCCTCGGCAGATGGAGACGCTCCGCCCCGACGCCAAGATCGTCGTGTCGGAGATCGACCCCGGCGTGACGGAGACGAACTTCGCGCGGCTGGGCGTGCGCCGCGACACGAACATCATCACCTACAACGCCGACGCCCGACAGATCGTCGATCTGTACCAGGGCGGCGAGAAGTTCGATCTCGTGTTCGGCGACGCGTTCAACGACCTGCAGATCCCGTACCACCTGACGACGAAGGAGTTCGCGCAGAAGGTGCGGAGCATGATGAAGGACGACGGGCTGTACCTCGCGCTGGTCATCGACAAGCTGCGGGGCGGCCTGTTCATCCCGGCCTACACCAAGACGGTCAAGGAAGTCTTCCCCTACGTCTATATCCTGAACGACGCGCCGAACTGGAACAGTTCCGCGCCGAACACCTACCTCGTGGCGGCCAGCGCGACGCCGATCGACATGGACCGCATCCGCGCTATCAAGCCCGGCCAGGGTTTCAACGGCCAGCCGCTGGTGCAGATCATGCCGCAGGACGTGATGGACACGTGGCTCGCCGAGACGCCGACCATCATCCTGACCGACGACTACGCTCCGGCCGACAACCTGGTGGCCCCGCTGTTCGTGGAGCGCAGCTTCTAG
- a CDS encoding MgtC/SapB family protein: MAKKDRIAAEQEAGDDAGLVFERFSLNGSAKPAGLGASHPDYGVWLVALGMAAAAVLVLVLVAMPSSRTTSAQATPLPDNEFTNIISSVQTLLTPSDHSLPVVLAKLVLAALLGAIVGYRQRIHVDEYIVQAHVIIAFTGALMMIIIGNEIVRAFGLLGAGSIIRYRTPVRDPRALASLFVTMGIGIAVGVGLFELAFIGAVLIVLIQGVFGRIASSLPSTLYNPQRGYTLSLTTEDGSGSLERIRQTFYERDIRYRLLEFDARAKKDGLVKMTMVVEANANLSTEELTLLVFRDGVQSVSWEEE, from the coding sequence GTGGCGAAGAAGGATCGAATCGCGGCGGAGCAGGAGGCTGGTGACGACGCCGGCCTCGTCTTCGAGCGCTTTTCTCTCAACGGCTCAGCCAAGCCGGCCGGCCTCGGGGCCTCGCACCCAGACTATGGCGTCTGGCTGGTGGCCCTCGGCATGGCCGCTGCCGCCGTCCTGGTGCTGGTCCTGGTGGCGATGCCCTCCAGCCGCACCACCAGCGCGCAGGCCACCCCCCTGCCCGACAACGAGTTCACCAACATCATCAGCAGCGTGCAGACGCTGCTGACGCCGAGCGACCACTCCCTGCCCGTCGTGCTGGCGAAGCTGGTGCTGGCCGCGCTGCTCGGCGCGATCGTCGGCTACCGGCAGCGCATCCACGTTGACGAGTACATCGTCCAGGCGCACGTCATCATCGCGTTCACCGGCGCGCTGATGATGATCATCATCGGCAATGAGATCGTGCGCGCCTTCGGGCTGCTGGGCGCGGGCAGCATCATTCGGTACCGGACGCCCGTCCGCGACCCGCGCGCGCTGGCCTCGCTGTTCGTCACGATGGGTATCGGCATCGCCGTCGGCGTGGGCCTGTTCGAGCTGGCGTTTATCGGTGCGGTGTTGATCGTGCTGATACAAGGGGTCTTCGGACGGATCGCCAGCAGTCTTCCGTCAACGCTCTACAACCCGCAGCGCGGTTACACGTTGTCCCTCACGACGGAGGATGGCAGCGGCTCGCTGGAACGGATCCGTCAGACATTCTATGAGCGAGATATTCGGTACCGGCTGCTCGAATTCGATGCGCGGGCGAAGAAGGATGGCCTGGTCAAGATGACAATGGTTGTCGAGGCAAACGCCAACCTCTCGACCGAAGAGCTGACGCTGCTGGTCTTCCGGGACGGCGTCCAGTCTGTCAGCTGGGAGGAGGAGTGA
- the tmk gene encoding dTMP kinase, with the protein MASNGQVNGVATLTAPIPLQRFDYPGSLIVVEGVDGSGKSTQLQLLKDWLIEQGADVLFTEWNSSSLTAKAVRRGKRRLWLGHLSFVLLHVTDFTHRYENIILPALREGKLVLADRYVFTAFARDVARNADRASIRRLYSFALQPDLALYFHVPLDVAMNRVLTGPGREGLKYYEAGLDLGLSLEPQESYRLFQSRVVNEYQHMVDEYQLTVIDANRTIEPQREEVRELARPILERHLAMLGEREDTRRERRRRREVIGG; encoded by the coding sequence ATGGCGTCCAATGGCCAGGTGAACGGTGTCGCGACGCTGACGGCGCCGATCCCCCTGCAACGGTTCGACTATCCGGGCAGCCTGATCGTCGTCGAGGGCGTGGACGGCTCGGGCAAGAGCACGCAGCTCCAGTTGCTCAAGGATTGGCTCATCGAGCAGGGAGCGGATGTCCTCTTCACAGAGTGGAACAGCTCCAGCCTGACGGCCAAAGCCGTGCGGCGCGGCAAGCGACGGCTCTGGCTTGGCCACCTGAGCTTTGTGCTGCTGCACGTGACGGACTTCACGCACCGGTACGAAAACATCATCCTGCCGGCCCTCCGCGAGGGCAAGCTGGTGCTGGCCGACCGCTACGTCTTCACGGCGTTCGCCCGAGACGTGGCGCGCAACGCCGACCGCGCCTCGATTCGCCGGCTCTACAGCTTCGCCCTGCAGCCTGACCTGGCGCTCTACTTCCACGTGCCGCTCGACGTGGCCATGAACCGCGTCCTGACCGGTCCAGGCCGCGAAGGTCTGAAGTACTACGAGGCGGGCCTCGATCTCGGGCTGAGCCTGGAGCCGCAGGAGAGCTATCGGCTCTTCCAGAGCCGGGTGGTCAACGAGTACCAGCACATGGTGGACGAGTACCAGCTTACGGTGATCGACGCGAACCGGACCATCGAGCCGCAGCGCGAGGAAGTGCGCGAGCTGGCCCGTCCGATCCTGGAGCGTCACCTCGCGATGCTCGGCGAGCGTGAGGACACCCGCCGTGAGCGCCGACGCCGGCGGGAGGTTATCGGTGGCTGA
- a CDS encoding CYTH domain-containing protein yields the protein MRLQDNLEVELKLTVTGNDPDKLLDEIATIVSLGGVRLADAREHQLRDIYWDTADYGLRARKLSLRLREIDGRQVFTVKGGTSSSEGLFRRYELETPASAQNWQDVCAVFHDEGVDLARVNGLAGAGTSPDDWLRAAGLHPTQDRSTRRTAIHAYDDAHGDQPLAELALDRTRFDFGRVLVDYWEIEIEELGNHGDEVPRLLGQALRERYPDRLEPSTMGKYSRGLAIERELRTTGQL from the coding sequence ATGCGACTGCAGGACAACCTCGAAGTCGAGCTGAAGCTGACGGTGACCGGCAACGATCCTGACAAGCTGCTCGACGAGATCGCAACCATCGTCTCGCTCGGAGGCGTGCGGCTGGCCGACGCCCGGGAGCACCAGTTGCGCGATATCTACTGGGACACCGCCGACTACGGTCTGCGCGCCCGCAAGCTCAGCCTGCGCCTCCGCGAGATCGACGGACGGCAGGTCTTCACGGTCAAGGGCGGCACCAGCTCCAGCGAGGGCCTGTTCCGTCGGTACGAGCTGGAGACGCCGGCCAGCGCGCAGAACTGGCAGGATGTCTGTGCCGTCTTCCACGACGAGGGCGTGGACCTGGCGCGGGTCAACGGGCTGGCCGGGGCCGGCACGTCGCCGGACGACTGGCTCCGCGCGGCTGGCCTCCATCCGACGCAGGACCGTTCGACTCGCCGCACGGCCATCCACGCCTACGACGACGCCCACGGCGACCAGCCCCTCGCCGAGCTGGCCCTGGACCGCACCCGCTTCGACTTCGGACGGGTCCTGGTCGACTACTGGGAGATCGAGATCGAGGAGCTGGGCAACCACGGCGACGAGGTTCCTCGGCTCCTGGGGCAGGCGCTGCGGGAGCGCTACCCGGATCGCCTGGAGCCGTCCACGATGGGCAAGTACAGCCGTGGACTGGCTATCGAGCGGGAGCTGCGGACCACGGGCCAGCTCTAG